AAAGAAGGCCACGCCGCCTTCCCCGCCCTGCCCTTCCTCGGTCCGCCGGGTTTTTCAAACGTGGTGAAATTCCCCACTCTGCCGCTGCTGCCTGCACCTGCGGAATGGGCGGGCGAGCTGGAGGTCTTCCCCATCGAGGGCACGCCGAAGCTGAAGGAGCACGCCTTTCTCCATGTGCCCACGCGCACGCTCATCGTGGCGGATCTCGTCTTTAACTTTGATCCCAATGAACACGGCTGGGATCGCTTCTTCCACCGCTACATCGCGGGCTTCAAGCGCTACCCCGGCATGAGCCGCATCTTCAAACTCTGCCTTGCGGACCGCCCCGCCTTTCAGGCCTCCCTGCGGCGCATTCTGGAGCAGGATTTCGACCGCATCATCGTCGGTCATGGTCGTGTCATCGAAAGCCACGGCAAGGCCCTGCTGCTGCGCGCCCTGGAGGATGCAGGCGTTTTATAAACCCAGGCGAAGGTGCCCCCAACGTGACAATATCGTCACATGATTGCAGCCATCCTCCGTGACTGGTAGAGGGTGATTCCCGTTCACCATGGCCGAAGCTTCCGCTCCCTCTCCCCTGCATTCCAGCGCCCCTGCTCCGGTCACCGCCAGCACCCTCATCAGCTCCACTGCGGTGGATGTCACCCGGCTGCTGTACATGCTGTATCAGGATGTCGAAAGCCAGATCAACCGGGCCGATCTCAAGGCCCAGATCACCCTCAGCACCTCCGCCATCCTCGCGGCCATGGTTTCAAACATGGGCCTGGGGCTGAAATCGCCTGACATGCATCTCTGGACTGCTACCGAATGGACCCTGCTAGGCATTTACACCCTGTTCATTGCCTTCATCTGCAGCGCCATCGCCCATGCCCTGCTGGCCGCTTTTCCACGCTCGATTGGCAAATCCAAAAAGAAGCCTGAAAACGCCAATCTCTACTTCACCGCCGACATCGTGACCCTTCACCCGGAGACCTACGTGCAGTTGTTCGGTGCCCAGCTCAATTCCGACGTGCGCGAGAATGTGCTGAAGCAAATCCATGCCAAGGGCCGCGTATTGGAGGCCAAACTGGGGCATGTCCGCTGGGGCTTAAAGTTCCTCAGCCTGGGCATGCTCATCTGGCTCTGCGCCCGCGTCTTCCTCGTGGTCAGCTACGCCCGGCTTCCGGTTCATTGAGGGCCCTTTCCCGGCCATCCGTGCCACCACCTTGATGCCATCTTTGGTTAGGCAATTCGGAGCAGTATTTGCAAACGCATACAACCGCCTTTTTGAGCGGGGGCGAATACCAGTGTGCGCAGCCGGAGCCCCGTCAATACGGGCCCACCCAACCGCTGCCGCCCAATCCCCTAACCAATATTATCATCATGAAAACACTGTTCCAATCCCTCGCCTTTGCGTGCCTCAGCCTCTGCCTCGTGAACAACAGCCTCGGCGCTGACGAAAAGGAAAAAGACGCCAAGAAGGCCGAGAAGATGGCCGAGAAAAAAGCCGAGCTGAACCACATCGCCATGAAGGATGGCAAGATGTGGGTCATGAAGGACGGCAAGACCACTGAGCTGACCGAAACCGCCACCCTGATGGACGGCACCCAGGTCATGAAAGACGGCTCTTACCTGGCCAAAGGCGAGACCGAAAAGAAGATGCTCAAGGAAGGTGAAGCCATCACCTGGAAGGGCAAGGTCACCGATCATGACAAGGTCATGAAGGACCTCGAAAAGCACAAGGAAAAGAAGGCTGAGAAAGCCGCCAAGGA
This genomic interval from Prosthecobacter algae contains the following:
- a CDS encoding DUF6799 domain-containing protein, whose protein sequence is MKTLFQSLAFACLSLCLVNNSLGADEKEKDAKKAEKMAEKKAELNHIAMKDGKMWVMKDGKTTELTETATLMDGTQVMKDGSYLAKGETEKKMLKEGEAITWKGKVTDHDKVMKDLEKHKEKKAEKAAKETEKEVKETVKEAEKK
- a CDS encoding Pycsar system effector family protein, which translates into the protein MAEASAPSPLHSSAPAPVTASTLISSTAVDVTRLLYMLYQDVESQINRADLKAQITLSTSAILAAMVSNMGLGLKSPDMHLWTATEWTLLGIYTLFIAFICSAIAHALLAAFPRSIGKSKKKPENANLYFTADIVTLHPETYVQLFGAQLNSDVRENVLKQIHAKGRVLEAKLGHVRWGLKFLSLGMLIWLCARVFLVVSYARLPVH